A genomic region of Vitis vinifera cultivar Pinot Noir 40024 chromosome 7, ASM3070453v1 contains the following coding sequences:
- the LOC104879929 gene encoding uncharacterized protein LOC104879929: protein MAEPSSLSSSCFSSQRSETQKGFTDPEMAAAQQLMQLSGDEEDNDCKSKNKGNPDGEEEELEQNQSEITSAKIEEIFGREEEEEEEKQLRPRKRRYRSLVHIYMTTEPVNVKKVRC from the coding sequence ATGGCGGAACCATCGTCTTTATCATCATCATGTTTTTCTTCACAGAGAAGCGAAACCCAGAAGGGTTTTACGGACCCAGAAATGGCAGCGGCTCAGCAGCTGATGCAACTGAGCGGAGACGAAGAAGACAACGACTGCAAGAGCAAGAACAAGGGAAACCCAGATGGAGAAGAGGAAGAGTTGGAGCAAAACCAAAGCGAGATTACTTCTGCTAAGATTGAGGAGATTTttggaagagaagaagaagaagaagaggaaaagcAGTTGCGGCCGAGGAAGCGGAGGTATCGCTCTCTGGTTCATATATATATGACCACCGAGCCAGTGAATGTGAAGAAGGTGAGGTGTTGA